The following proteins are encoded in a genomic region of Cercospora beticola chromosome 8, complete sequence:
- a CDS encoding uncharacterized protein (antiSMASH:Cluster_6), giving the protein MARQKPASRADKPPSMVWTYPMQVTLHLLSTEFNLAGQNRADAFNTVFAKELAASGVVGGARPHVLYAQYYMRTKPDKAKCWLTICAEPTTQEEFDQREGLRGRIRQAMQNGSQAVQKGGQPKVSKATPRMVRVASSAPVHEETSVEVTFRQLPLTPPSKVARPAPVQRDAPSVASPPQKKRRVLPEQEAHQLATPVTPAVQQPEFAVSRARSKTTSALVPVINRSETLQQALLPSPTTVSRKFRKQSAISKPRTPTKKFEYWRNDGSKPRMSERRLEGLQQQVVPIPRDAAHPPATGLLFRYWVESDQPTHNSEEGFIARKYFQSNVVHFRPPKSSDVDLTDVFNHMDRKLKDTPFVSTCNRLVWSLRLALSEMRKGVRNGRITLIDPSKLDKRAVFWARPFHDELTQKMAPWSNGAQRYCGTYEFLVWGAIHKEAIVHTIKVKDLLRLSKTSPAIDHVLRADILSEKSALFRKESDFIRQKVPLNTFSVKAIAEIARFLGLDRTSPLDHISHIVADIVQGWHLQVVPRDQQEWRALATLFARNYLSTPAGLVQEQTVRMAFLDGVRFGQGQFNARHKPETVAAMTKRAKMVGLECPARIITDELDAIKVMAWSQEQRVGKLLKSRKEQLMLEEGFVESSEEEEDQEEEDDPMMLDDEPPTAGPSRPRLAPPQPNWSWTRQMIRQDEDDAHSDLGGAFEFDAAGRVV; this is encoded by the exons ATGGCGCGCCAAAAACCAGCCTCTCGTGCCGACAAGCCTCCGTCCATGGTGTGGACCTACCCAATGCAAGTCACGCTCCATCTGCTCAGCACGGAGTTCAATTTGGCTGGTCAAAATCGAGCCGATGCATTCAACACGGTCTTTGCGAAAGAGCTGGCAGCCAGTGGCGTGGTTGGTGGAGCTCGACCGCATGTCCTCTACGCGCAATACTACATGCGCACCAAGCCGGACAAAGCCAAATGCTGGTTGACCATATGCGCAGAGCCTACGACGCAAGAGGAATTTGATCAGAGAGAGGGCCTCAGGGGAAGGATTCGTCAAGCTATGCAGAATGGAAGTCAAGCTGTTCAGAAGGGAGGTCAACCTAAAGTCAGCAAGGCGACTCCTCGTATGGTCCGCGTTGCCTCGTCTGCGCCTGTCCATGAAGAGACCAGCGTCGAGGTGACCTTTAGACAACTCCCGTTGACACCTCCTTCAAAAGTTGCTCGACCTGCTCCTGTTCAGCGCGACGCTCCGTCGGTTGCATCTCCTCCGCAGAAGAAGCGCCGCGTGCTGCCAGAACAAGAAGCTCATCAGCTCGCTACTCCTGTCACGCCTGCTGTTCAACAGCCAGAATTTGCAGTCTCGCGTGCAAGAAGCAAGACAACGAGCGCCCTAGTCCCGGTGATCAATCGATCGGAAACATTGCAGCAAGCACTGCTACCGTCACCAACGACTGTGTCCCGCAAATTCCGAAAGCAAAGCGCTATTTCGAAGCCGCGGACTCCGACCAAGAAATTTGAGTATTGGAGGAACGATGGGTCCAAGCCTCGTATGTCAGAGAGAAGACTTGAAGGTCTTCAACAACAAGTGGTTCCTATTCCACGAGATGCCGCGCATCCTCCGGCAACAGGCCTTCTGTTCAG ATACTGGGTCGAATCCGACCAGCCCACCCACAACTCCGAGGAGGGCTTTATCGCACGCAAATATTTCCAGTCCAATGTGGTCCATTTCAGACCCCCAAAGAGCAGTGATGTCGATCTCACTGATGTGTTCAATCA CATGGATAGAAAGCTTAAAGACACGCCTTTCGTGTCCACTTGTAATCGCTTAGTCTGGAGTCTCAGACTCGCCCTCTCTGAGATGCGGAAAGGCGTTAGGAACGGCCGGATCACTCTCATCGACCCGAGCAAGCTGGATAAGAGAGCCGTGTTCTGGGCACG ACCTTTCCACGATGAATTGACGCAGAAGATGGCTCCCTGGAGCAACGGTGCCCAGAGGTATTGCGGCACGTATGAGTTCCTGGTCTGGGGCGCCATCCACAAGGAGGCCATCGTCCATACAATCAAGGTCAAAGATCTCCTCCGCCTGTCAAAGACCTCGCCAGCTATCGACCACGTTCTGAGGGCTGACATACTGAGCGAAAAATCGGCCTTGTTCAGAAAGGAGAGCGATTTCATCAGGCAAAAGGTACCACTCAACACCTTCTCAGTGAAGGCCATTGCCGAGATTGCAAGATTTTTGGGCTTGGACCGCACTTCACCCCTCGACCACATATCTCATATCGTTGCCGATATCGTCCAAGGATGGCATTTACAAGTCGTGCCGCGCGATCAACAGGAATGGCGCGCCCTCGCGACCCTGTTCGCACGCAATTATCTCAGCACTCCGGCAGGCCTGGTACAGGAGCAGACAGTACGCATGGCCTTTCTTGATGGCGTCCGATTCGGCCAGGGCCAGTTCAACGCTCGGCATAAGCCAGAGACTGTCGCCGCCATGACCAAGCGCGCAAAAATGGTTGGCCTGGAGTGTCCGGCAAGGATCATCACCGACGAGCTTGATGCTATCAAAGTGATGGCATGGAGCCAAGAGCAACGTGTTGGCAAGCTCTTGAAAAGCCGAAAGGAGCAACTCATGCTCGAAGAAGGCTTCGTTGAGTccagcgaagaggaagaagatcaggaggaggaagatgatccAATGATGCTTGACGATGAGCCACCAACTGCAGGACCTTCGCGGCCACGACTAGCACCGCCGCAACCCAATTGGAGCTGGACCCGTCAAATGATCAGacaggacgaggacgatgcccATTCCGATCTTGGCGGCGCCTTCGAGTTTGATGCCGCTGGTCGCGTTGTTTAG
- a CDS encoding uncharacterized protein (BUSCO:EOG092645LS~antiSMASH:Cluster_6), with protein MNNSAESEADTAKTEATSSKKKTTSDSDSADEIRYICYGSEKESPWLPAIKQLISKDLSEPYSIYVYRYFLYQWGKLCFLALNPQDELIGVIVCKLEPHRGGPLRGYIAMLATREDQRGKGIASKLVRMACEAMIEENADEIALETETHNLPSLKIYEKLGFIRSKRLHRYYLNGNTAYRLILYLKDGIPYQPTFPPMDYGPNSAEGALYGSGEDPTKAMLGSEDLIERQAAQMRIEEGGRGG; from the exons ATGAACAACTCCGCCGAGTCCGAGGCCGATACTGCCAAGACCGAAGCaaccagcagcaagaagaagacgacctcAGACTCAGATTCTGCTGACGAAATTCGCTACATCTGCTACGGCTCCGAGAAAGAATCACCATGGCTTCCCGCCATCAAACAGCTTATCTCCAAAGACCTTTCCGagccttatagtatttaCGTCTACCGCTACTTTCTCTACCAATGGGGGAAGTTATGCTTCTTA GCACTTAATCCCCAAGATGAACTCATCGGAGTCATCGTCTGCAAACTCGAACCCCACCGCGGAGGACCTCTCCGCGGCTACATCGCAATGCTCGCCACGCGAGAAGACCAACGCGGAAAAGGCATAGCAAGTAAACTCGTTCGCATGGCATGCGAAGCTATGATTGAAGAGAATGCAGATGAA ATCGCCCTCGAAACCGAAACCCACAACCTCCCCTCCCTAAAAATCTACGAAAAACTCGGCTTCATCAGATCGAAACGCCTTCACCGATACTATCTGAACGGCAACACGGCTTATAGGTTGATCTTATATTTGAAGGATGGGATTCCATATCAGCCGACTTTTCCGCCTATGGATTATGGGCCGAATTCTGCGGAGGGGGCGTTGTATGGAAGTGGAGAGGATCCGACGAAGGCTATGTTGGGGAGCGAGGATTTGATTGAGAGGCAGGCGGCGCAGATGAGGATTGAGGAGGGGGGTAGAGGTGGGTGA
- a CDS encoding uncharacterized protein (antiSMASH:Cluster_6~BUSCO:EOG092610KH) codes for MSESWTSLRRRIFGGSGSSDSTPAESRDSSPAPAPHEALKRPGAYRVLTNEKFDELKKAVKSSKGKKRRNAWVFGLGLLGGLSAAGFFASKDGALDQLVSMAGLEDMNLDSLMDVLPTGLIRDVQDIQSREKQAIDYDSFAIGLHARNEGIRAKYPVIMVPGVISTGLESWGTEDSSRQYFRKRLWGSWSMMRALILDKASWKRHVMLDKKTGLDPPGIKLRAAQGFDAADFFITGYWIWNKILENLATIGYDPTNAFTAAYDWRMSYLNYEIRDQYFTRLKNHIEIAKHVSGKKAVMLSHSMGSQVLFYFFRWVEAEGYGNGGPSWVNDHIESWINISGCMLGALKDVPAVLSGEMRDTVQLNAFAVYGLEKFLSRIERAEIFRAMPGISSMLPIGGTAVWGDENGAPDDAWNQTTTYGKFLNFREINNTLTPGNMSVPGAIDYLFKNTEKWYVDQIKSSYSRGVAHTKDEVEANMDTPAKWMNPLEIRLPIAPDMKIFCFYGIGKPTERAYYYREEQDANNDTAVMIDSTVTTPDGLVDHGVVMGEGDGTVNILSTGYMCNKGWKIKRYNPANIPVVAYEMPHEPDRFNPRGGPNTADHVDILGRSSLNDLILRVAGGKGHFIQDNIVSNILEYAEKVKIGPDYEGEERVGDAKPLKKGEADAVSLHPEDEIPPGGEEEKDGDEKKGGEETNTREEASKQSIDDDDKKGGAGTNTDGEASGMEKTGEKTTETTEEDAKGKGGSAEKDEL; via the exons ATGTCTGAATCGTGGACGTCTCTGCGGAGACGCATCTTTGGCGGCAGCGGAAGCAGCGACAGCACACCTGCAGAGTCGCGAGACTCAAGTCCGGCCCCAGCACCTCACGAAGCTTTGAAACGACCCGGCGCGTATCGTGTGCTGACGAACGAGAAATTCGATGAGTTGAAGAAGGCCGTGAAGAGCAGCAAGGgtaagaagaggaggaacgcGTGGGTATTTGGCCTTGGACTGCTGGGAGGGCTGTCGGCAGCGGGTTTCTTTGCGAGCAAAGATGGCGCCCTGGATCAGTTGGTGTCGATGGCTGGGCTAGAGGATATGAACTTGGACAGCTTAATGGATGTATTGCCTACAGGGCTCATACGGGATGTGCAGGACATTCAG tctcgaGAGAAACAAGCTATTGATTACGACTCCTTCGCAATCGGTCTCCACGCTCGCAATGAGGGCATTCGTGCGAAATATCCCGTGATTATGGTTCCTGGTGTGATATCGACAGGTTTGGAAAGCTGGGGTACAGAAGACTCGTCAAGACAATACTTCAGAAAGAGACTATGGGGCTCGTGGAGTATGATGAGAGCGCTGATACTGGACAAGGCAAGTTGGAAGAGGCACGTTATgctggacaagaagactgGTCTTGATCCGCCCGGCATCAAGCTAAGAGCGGCGCAAGGCTTCGATGCGGCCGACTTCTTCATTACAGGATACTGGATATGGAACAAGATCCTTGAGAATCTGGCGACGATTGGATATGACCCTACGAATGCTTTCACGGCTGCGTACGACTGGCGCATGAGCTATCTCAATTATGAGATTCGAGATCAGTACTTTACACGCCTGAAGAATCACATTGAGATCGCAAAGCACGTGTCCGGCAAGAAGGCTGTTATGCTGTCTCATTCGATGGGCTCGCAGGTACTGTTCTACTTCTTCCGCTGGGTAGAGGCAGAGGGATACGGCAACGGAGGACCATCATGGGTCAACGACCATATTGAGTCGTGGATCAACATCTCTGGCTGCATGCTTGGTGCCCTCAAGGATGTACCAGCCGTGCTAAGTGGCGAAATGAGAGACACTGTTCAGCTGAATGCCTTTGCAGTCTATGGCCTCGAGAAGTTCCTGTCGCGAATAGAACGCGCCGAGATCTTCCGCGCCATGCCTGGTATCTCCTCTATGCTTCCTATCGGCGGGACAGCAGTCTGGGGAGACGAAAACGGCGCGCCAGATGATGCTTGGAACCAGACTACCACTTATGGAAAGTTCTTGAACTTCAGAGAGATTAACAATACTTTGACCCCAGGGAACATGTCTGTCCCAGGAGCCATCGACTACCTCTTCAAGAATACTGAAAAGTGGTATGTAGACCAGATTAAGAGCAGCTACAGTCGTGGTGTTGCACACACCAaggatgaagtcgaagccaACATGGACACGCCAGCCAAATGGATGAACCCGCTTGAGATTCGCCTTCCCATCGCGCCGGACATGAAGATCTTCTGTTTCTATGGTATCGGCAAGCCGACCGAAAGAGCTTACTACTACCGCGAAGAGCAAGATGCTAACAATGATACTGCTGTCATGATCG ACTCTACAGTCACCACCCCAGATGGCCTGGTTGACCACGGCGTCGTAATGGGTGAAGGCGACGGAACAGTAAACATCCTCAGCACAGGCTACATGTGCAACAAAGGCTGGAAAATCAAACGCTACAACCCCGCCAACATCCCTGTCGTCGCATACGAAATGCCTCACGAACCCGATCGTTTCAATCCTCGCGGTGGACCCAACACCGCAGATCACGTCGATATTTTGGGCAGAAGCTCGTTGAACGATTTGATACTGCGAGTTGCTGGAGGAAAAGGACATTTTATTCAGGATAATATTGTGAGTAATATTCTGGAGTATGcggagaaggtgaagattgGTCCGGATTATGAGGGTGAGGAGAGAGTTGGCGATGCGAAGCCGCTCAAGAAGGGGGAGGCGGATGCTGTGAGTTTGCATCCGGAGGATGAAATTCCGCCTGGtggggaagaagagaaggatggcgatgagaagaagggtgGAGAGGAGACGAATACCCGTGAAGAGGCCAGTAAGCAGAgtattgatgatgatgataagAAAGGTGGTGCGGGGACGAACACGGATGGTGAGGCGAGCGGGATGGAGAAGACGGGAGAGAAAACTACGGAGACGACGGAGGAAGATGCGAAGGGGAAAGGTGGCAGCGCAGAGAAGGACGAGCTGTAG